One segment of Actinomyces sp. 432 DNA contains the following:
- a CDS encoding YtxH domain-containing protein: protein MASKLPFIIGLGAGYVLGTRAGRAQYERIKASATRLVDQPFVRDKVATASTRASSFVREQGEAVTDKVADAVKERLFGTPGPQAAPAPSVTVDDAEVRPVDQPG, encoded by the coding sequence ATGGCTAGCAAGCTCCCCTTCATCATCGGACTCGGTGCCGGCTACGTCCTCGGGACGCGCGCGGGCCGGGCGCAGTACGAGCGCATCAAGGCCTCGGCCACCAGGCTGGTGGACCAGCCCTTCGTGCGCGACAAGGTAGCCACCGCATCCACGCGCGCCTCCAGCTTCGTGCGCGAGCAGGGTGAGGCCGTCACCGACAAGGTCGCCGACGCCGTCAAGGAACGCCTGTTCGGCACGCCGGGCCCGCAGGCCGCCCCGGCCCCCTCGGTCACCGTCGACGACGCCGAGGTCCGCCCGGTCGACCAGCCCGGCTGA
- a CDS encoding glycosyltransferase 87 family protein → MESLKRALASPATALLGWAALALSVYPTLWGKDGAGAFKLDAWIYHHAVAQWHAGGSLYDWYANPDQQLWPFTYPPFAAWAMTPLTWWPDRATQVALVAATPVATAVTAWAVLHALGVPGRITRGAAPWLALAAVLLLEPVPKTMEYGQVNAVLMALVALDLLVVPSSSRLRGVSAGLAAAFKLTPAIAVLVLAARREWRAAATMVGSALAVTALSWAASPDESARFFFSAMWDSSRAGFTDYSGNQNLKGLVARWLPPAAWDAVWAGLAAAGVVLAWLLLVRLNRLRATAAAGSRRAPGGPPADGVVLVLQTVVAMTLGLLISPISWSHHWVWCLPALMGLVAAGLAWDSAALLQVAAAGAAVFGLAMQWWFPEQNHVEQDWPFWATVVGSSYTWWALATGVVMWRVAGRHIDRTQHVTSTDLGEGRGTGRTPHRLPRPEPPGRDDRP, encoded by the coding sequence GTGGAGTCCCTCAAACGCGCGCTCGCATCGCCGGCCACCGCCCTGCTTGGCTGGGCCGCACTCGCCCTGTCCGTCTATCCGACCCTTTGGGGCAAGGACGGCGCGGGTGCCTTCAAGCTCGACGCCTGGATCTACCATCACGCGGTCGCGCAGTGGCACGCCGGCGGCAGCCTGTACGACTGGTACGCCAACCCCGATCAGCAGCTGTGGCCCTTCACCTACCCGCCCTTCGCCGCCTGGGCCATGACTCCCCTGACCTGGTGGCCGGACCGGGCGACCCAGGTGGCCCTGGTTGCCGCAACACCGGTTGCTACCGCAGTGACCGCCTGGGCGGTGCTGCACGCCCTGGGCGTACCTGGACGCATCACCCGAGGCGCGGCCCCGTGGCTGGCACTGGCCGCCGTGCTGCTACTGGAGCCGGTGCCCAAGACCATGGAGTACGGGCAGGTCAACGCCGTGCTCATGGCGCTGGTGGCTCTCGACCTGCTGGTGGTTCCCAGCAGCTCGCGGCTGCGCGGCGTGTCCGCCGGACTGGCGGCGGCATTCAAGCTGACCCCGGCGATCGCGGTACTGGTCCTCGCGGCCCGGCGCGAGTGGCGGGCCGCAGCCACCATGGTCGGCTCCGCCCTGGCGGTGACGGCGCTGAGCTGGGCGGCCTCGCCCGATGAGTCCGCCCGGTTCTTCTTCTCCGCCATGTGGGACTCCTCCCGCGCCGGCTTCACGGACTACTCCGGCAACCAGAACCTCAAGGGGCTGGTGGCCCGCTGGCTGCCGCCCGCGGCCTGGGACGCGGTCTGGGCGGGACTGGCCGCGGCCGGCGTCGTCCTGGCCTGGTTGCTGCTGGTGCGGCTGAATCGCCTGCGCGCAACCGCTGCCGCAGGCTCCCGGCGCGCCCCCGGTGGCCCGCCGGCCGACGGCGTCGTCCTGGTGCTGCAGACCGTGGTGGCAATGACGCTGGGACTACTGATCTCCCCAATATCGTGGTCGCACCACTGGGTATGGTGCCTGCCCGCCCTCATGGGACTGGTTGCGGCGGGCCTGGCATGGGACTCCGCGGCGCTGCTGCAGGTGGCGGCCGCCGGCGCGGCCGTGTTCGGGCTGGCGATGCAGTGGTGGTTCCCCGAGCAGAATCACGTGGAACAGGACTGGCCCTTCTGGGCGACGGTGGTGGGCTCGTCCTACACGTGGTGGGCGCTGGCCACAGGAGTCGTGATGTGGCGCGTGGCCGGACGCCATATCGACCGAACTCAGCACGTAACGTCTACCGACCTCGGTGAGGGGCGGGGGACGGGGAGGACTCCCCACCGGCTCCCGCGCCCGGAGCCGCCGGGGCGCGATGATCGCCCATAG
- a CDS encoding NYN domain-containing protein — protein sequence MTTPTYLLVDGENIDATLGMSVLGRRPDPDERPRWDRVLSFCDDLADEKADGSETRALFFLNATSGHMPMGFVQALLAMDYRPIPLAGSGSQEEKVVDIGIQRTLEALAKRVEEGEAIHVLLGSHDGDYIPQVERLLDAGAQVDVLCFREFLNAQFASLESRGLTVYDLETDVDAFTIALPRVRIIPLTEFDPLKFI from the coding sequence ATGACCACACCCACCTATCTCCTCGTCGACGGGGAGAACATTGACGCCACTCTCGGTATGAGCGTGCTCGGACGCCGTCCCGATCCCGACGAACGGCCCCGGTGGGACCGCGTGCTGTCCTTCTGCGACGATCTCGCCGATGAGAAGGCCGACGGATCCGAGACCCGCGCCCTGTTCTTCCTCAATGCCACCTCCGGGCACATGCCCATGGGCTTCGTCCAGGCCCTGCTTGCGATGGACTACCGCCCGATCCCCCTGGCCGGCTCCGGCAGCCAGGAGGAGAAGGTCGTCGACATCGGTATTCAGCGGACCCTGGAGGCACTGGCGAAGCGGGTCGAGGAGGGCGAGGCGATTCACGTCCTGCTCGGCTCGCACGACGGCGACTACATCCCCCAGGTCGAGCGCCTCCTGGATGCCGGCGCCCAGGTCGACGTGCTGTGCTTCCGGGAGTTCCTCAACGCCCAGTTCGCCTCACTGGAGTCGCGCGGGCTGACCGTGTACGACCTGGAGACCGACGTGGACGCCTTCACCATCGCCCTGCCGCGCGTCCGCATCATCCCGCTGACCGAGTTCGACCCGCTCAAGTTCATCTGA
- a CDS encoding VIT1/CCC1 transporter family protein, producing the protein MSLQHSACPSRAHRLIDPGERGAGSGVAGQATDHSAPEACPTALWLTARPQRSRPVPGGSDTASSLASRLNWLRAGVLGANDGIVSVAGLVIGVAAAAPTDTGAILAAGVAGVLAGAVSMAAGEYVSVSTQSDTERAYVARTRSRLAADPASGVDSLAAHYRGKGLTQETARRVARELTVYDAVGAHLEAELGLREDDYTNPWHAALSSAVAFVIGSMLPMLAILLLPVGIKIPLTFASVLVGLAMTGVVSARLGAAPIRPAVTRNVLGGAIAMTVTWGIGHLIGVAV; encoded by the coding sequence ATGAGCCTGCAGCACAGCGCCTGCCCATCCCGCGCGCACCGCCTCATCGACCCGGGCGAGCGGGGCGCGGGTTCTGGAGTCGCGGGGCAGGCCACCGACCACTCGGCGCCGGAGGCCTGCCCGACGGCGCTGTGGCTCACCGCCCGCCCGCAGCGGTCCCGGCCTGTGCCCGGCGGCTCCGACACCGCATCGTCTCTGGCTTCACGCCTTAACTGGCTGCGTGCCGGGGTCCTGGGCGCCAACGACGGCATCGTCAGCGTGGCGGGACTGGTAATTGGTGTCGCCGCCGCCGCGCCCACGGACACGGGCGCCATATTGGCCGCCGGGGTGGCCGGGGTGCTGGCCGGCGCCGTATCCATGGCGGCGGGCGAGTACGTGTCTGTATCCACCCAGTCGGATACCGAGCGCGCCTACGTGGCCCGCACCCGTAGCCGGCTGGCCGCCGACCCGGCCTCCGGCGTGGACTCCCTCGCGGCGCACTACCGCGGCAAGGGCCTGACGCAGGAGACCGCGCGGCGAGTGGCCCGGGAGCTGACGGTGTACGACGCCGTGGGGGCGCACCTGGAGGCGGAGCTGGGCCTGCGCGAGGACGACTACACCAACCCCTGGCACGCTGCGCTGTCCAGCGCGGTCGCCTTCGTGATCGGCTCCATGCTGCCGATGCTCGCCATTTTGCTGCTGCCCGTGGGTATCAAGATCCCCCTGACCTTCGCCTCCGTGCTGGTGGGGCTGGCGATGACCGGGGTCGTGTCCGCGCGCCTGGGCGCCGCCCCGATCCGGCCGGCGGTGACTCGCAACGTCCTGGGCGGCGCCATCGCCATGACTGTCACCTGGGGTATCGGCCACCTGATCGGCGTTGCCGTCTGA
- a CDS encoding MFS transporter — MSSSYATILRRPGALGFSAAGLIARFPMSMVGISTILAIQELYGSYSTAGTVSAVNVVAVAVGAPVLARLVDARGQSRVMLPATLGSAAALIGLAAATQLRAPLGVLLVLSALAGLLAGSFGSLVRSRWTYILDTPEQVHTAFSLEAAFDEVAFIIGPVLATVLCTSPPLPATSGWIAAVALQVGGGLWFFSQRATEPTPHRRVPASTAAEASQRPGPRPGGRKPATEPGEPAAPVRDQRRAQTRPVLRHGAVVAVIAVFLASGAMFGANDVAAVAFATELGMKSAAGTVLAAWGVGSFTAALVYGSRPWHRPLWQQFLLGTTALALGASTLVLAPNLVVLGVLMALTGMAIAPTVTTGNSITQVSVAPSQLTEGLAWVGTAMNIGISLGSMFGGYAVDAAGSHGGYLLVAAMGWLAVGMCLCGLRVLRQARPHRSLHDGAEPVGTDTVGVGGA, encoded by the coding sequence ATGTCCAGCAGCTACGCCACCATCCTGCGCCGGCCCGGTGCTCTCGGCTTCTCGGCCGCGGGCCTGATAGCCCGCTTCCCCATGTCCATGGTGGGCATCTCCACCATCCTGGCGATCCAGGAGCTTTACGGCAGCTACTCGACGGCGGGCACGGTCTCCGCCGTGAACGTGGTCGCCGTGGCCGTTGGCGCCCCCGTACTGGCCCGGCTCGTCGACGCCCGGGGGCAGTCCCGCGTCATGCTGCCGGCCACGCTCGGCTCAGCCGCAGCGCTCATCGGGCTGGCAGCGGCCACGCAGCTGCGCGCCCCGCTCGGGGTGCTGCTTGTGCTCTCGGCGCTGGCCGGGCTGCTGGCGGGCTCCTTCGGCTCCCTGGTGCGCTCGCGCTGGACTTACATCCTGGACACCCCGGAGCAGGTGCACACGGCCTTCTCCCTGGAGGCCGCCTTCGACGAGGTCGCCTTCATCATCGGTCCGGTGCTGGCCACGGTGCTGTGCACCTCCCCGCCGCTGCCGGCCACTAGTGGGTGGATCGCCGCCGTCGCGCTGCAAGTGGGCGGTGGCCTGTGGTTCTTCAGCCAGCGCGCCACGGAGCCGACGCCGCATCGGCGCGTGCCAGCCAGCACAGCTGCAGAAGCGAGCCAGCGGCCGGGACCGCGGCCGGGCGGACGCAAGCCCGCCACGGAGCCGGGCGAGCCTGCTGCACCGGTGCGGGATCAGCGCCGCGCCCAGACGCGGCCAGTGCTGCGGCACGGCGCCGTCGTGGCCGTGATCGCCGTGTTCCTGGCGTCCGGTGCCATGTTCGGCGCCAACGACGTCGCCGCTGTTGCCTTCGCCACGGAGCTGGGCATGAAGTCGGCCGCCGGGACGGTGCTGGCGGCTTGGGGCGTAGGGTCGTTCACGGCCGCGCTCGTCTACGGGTCGCGCCCCTGGCACCGGCCGTTGTGGCAGCAGTTCCTGCTGGGCACGACGGCGCTGGCCCTGGGGGCCTCGACCCTTGTGCTCGCCCCCAACCTGGTGGTGCTGGGGGTGCTCATGGCACTGACCGGCATGGCGATCGCCCCAACAGTCACCACCGGTAACTCGATTACCCAGGTGTCGGTGGCGCCGTCGCAGCTCACCGAGGGGCTGGCGTGGGTCGGCACCGCGATGAACATCGGCATTTCACTGGGCTCCATGTTCGGTGGCTACGCGGTGGATGCAGCCGGCAGCCATGGCGGCTACCTGCTGGTTGCCGCCATGGGCTGGCTCGCCGTCGGCATGTGCCTGTGCGGATTGCGCGTGCTGCGGCAAGCCCGCCCCCACCGCAGCCTGCACGACGGCGCGGAGCCAGTCGGCACGGATACGGTCGGCGTCGGCGGGGCGTAA
- a CDS encoding cation diffusion facilitator family transporter produces MPSPRYAPPKDLSGYAWLSVGAALATITLKALAWWLTGSVGLLSDAAESLVNLVAALVAVIVLKIAIRPADADHQFGHSKAEYFSSVCEGIMIFVAAAFIIFSAVERIITPVMPERLSLGLVISVGASLVNGIVAWVLLRRGRAEHSAALVADAKHLLTDVVTSAAVLAGVGLVAVFHSPVLDAVVALGAGLNIMWTGFQLIRDSVGGLMDVAPDREALERINAVLDERRREGVVDFHAVRVREAGSRRFAHLHVLVPGTWTVKRGHDYTESLIDELVAADPSLRVSAHLEPIEDPLSYADVEDV; encoded by the coding sequence GTGCCCTCTCCGCGCTACGCCCCGCCCAAGGACCTGTCCGGCTACGCCTGGCTCTCCGTGGGCGCGGCCCTGGCCACCATCACCCTGAAGGCGCTGGCCTGGTGGCTGACAGGCTCGGTCGGGCTGCTGTCCGACGCGGCCGAGTCACTGGTCAACCTGGTGGCCGCGCTAGTGGCGGTGATCGTGCTGAAGATCGCGATCCGCCCGGCCGACGCCGACCACCAGTTCGGCCATTCCAAGGCGGAGTACTTCTCCTCGGTGTGCGAGGGGATCATGATCTTCGTGGCCGCCGCCTTCATCATCTTCTCCGCGGTTGAGCGCATCATCACCCCGGTCATGCCGGAGCGCCTGAGCCTGGGCCTAGTGATCTCGGTGGGTGCCTCCCTGGTGAACGGGATCGTGGCGTGGGTGCTGCTGCGCCGGGGCCGGGCCGAGCACTCGGCCGCGCTGGTAGCCGACGCCAAGCACCTGCTGACCGACGTAGTCACCTCCGCGGCCGTCCTGGCCGGGGTGGGGCTCGTAGCCGTATTCCACTCCCCCGTGCTAGACGCCGTAGTCGCCCTGGGGGCGGGCCTGAACATCATGTGGACCGGCTTCCAGCTGATCCGCGACTCAGTGGGCGGCCTCATGGACGTGGCCCCGGACCGGGAGGCGCTGGAGCGCATCAACGCGGTCCTGGACGAGCGCCGCCGCGAGGGGGTTGTGGACTTCCACGCGGTGCGTGTGCGGGAGGCCGGCAGCCGCCGCTTCGCCCACCTGCACGTGCTGGTGCCGGGCACATGGACCGTCAAGCGGGGGCACGACTACACCGAGTCGCTGATCGACGAGCTGGTTGCCGCCGATCCGAGCCTGCGGGTATCGGCCCACCTGGAACCGATTGAGGATCCGCTTTCCTACGCCGACGTGGAGGACGTCTAA
- a CDS encoding ATP-binding cassette domain-containing protein, with amino-acid sequence MRQTQQPADGPAGAGGARPTTAVAPKPVLGSRAGARAGAAAAVLTAAAALAQGWALISLSRALAGLTAAVVPAVVGVGADQVPGAWRHHLAVAAVAALVCALCEAAVHGIAQISAASQEGVLRRQVLAHLFELGPAHASARSGATVTLLTDGAERVAAYRQTFLVPTIAAIVSPLLVLGLVGAVVDPLSAAVLAVAFVAVPALIIFLHRRLRRSSAASRAQRMRLSAEYLDAIQGLTTLVLARAAARRATDLEAFGEANRRAVMRLLAGNQLVILITDGLFSLFLVTASAVLALARLGSGAIGLDGAIALVLIAFVLLQPLGRVGGFFYVGMGGMANQRALRRVLARRREEGPAGPVAAKEPGDTALVSLRGVTAAWPARPAGPGRPGHPGGHPGGSGGHPGRPRAADQAGPRRAAPVVVLRDVNLDVAPGEHLAVAGPSGAGKSTLMALIAGDLLPVAGRVHVAGTASTASTQHAVRAASAVVSQTTWLFTGTIADNLRLADPTATEERMWQALAAANLADEIHALPEGLHTDVGEHGSRLSGGQAQRLSLARAFLADRPLLLLDEPTSQVDLDSEAAIIDAIARLSAGRTVITVSHRAGALSASERVVTISGGVLR; translated from the coding sequence ATGAGACAGACGCAGCAGCCTGCCGATGGCCCGGCGGGCGCCGGTGGGGCCCGGCCGACGACGGCGGTTGCACCCAAGCCCGTACTCGGCTCTCGCGCGGGCGCCCGTGCGGGCGCGGCTGCGGCAGTGCTGACTGCCGCAGCCGCGTTGGCGCAGGGGTGGGCGCTGATCTCCCTCTCCCGCGCCCTGGCCGGCCTGACGGCCGCGGTGGTGCCGGCCGTGGTCGGAGTAGGTGCGGACCAAGTGCCCGGCGCGTGGCGGCATCACCTCGCCGTTGCGGCTGTGGCAGCACTCGTGTGCGCCCTGTGCGAAGCCGCCGTGCACGGCATCGCCCAGATCAGCGCGGCCAGTCAGGAAGGTGTGCTGCGCCGCCAGGTGCTCGCCCACCTGTTCGAGCTGGGACCGGCCCACGCCTCCGCGCGCTCCGGTGCCACCGTCACCCTGCTGACCGACGGCGCCGAACGCGTGGCCGCCTACAGGCAGACCTTCCTCGTGCCCACCATCGCCGCGATCGTCTCACCGCTGCTGGTGCTGGGACTCGTAGGCGCGGTGGTGGACCCGCTCTCGGCGGCGGTGCTGGCCGTCGCCTTCGTAGCCGTCCCCGCGCTGATCATCTTCCTGCACCGGCGGCTGCGCCGCTCCTCGGCCGCCTCACGCGCCCAGCGCATGCGGCTGAGCGCCGAGTACCTCGATGCGATTCAGGGGCTGACCACCCTGGTACTGGCCCGTGCCGCAGCGCGTCGCGCCACCGACCTGGAGGCCTTCGGTGAGGCCAATCGCCGCGCGGTGATGCGACTGCTGGCGGGAAATCAGCTGGTCATCCTCATTACCGACGGCTTGTTCTCCCTGTTCCTGGTCACCGCCTCCGCCGTGCTCGCCCTGGCTCGTCTGGGCTCCGGGGCAATCGGCCTTGATGGCGCCATCGCCCTGGTACTCATCGCCTTCGTCCTGCTGCAGCCCCTGGGGCGGGTAGGCGGATTCTTCTACGTCGGCATGGGTGGCATGGCCAACCAGCGGGCGCTGCGCCGCGTCCTGGCCCGACGCCGGGAGGAGGGCCCCGCAGGTCCGGTGGCTGCTAAGGAGCCGGGTGACACGGCGCTGGTGTCACTGCGCGGTGTCACCGCGGCCTGGCCGGCCCGCCCTGCCGGACCTGGCCGGCCCGGGCACCCCGGTGGTCATCCCGGCGGCTCCGGTGGCCATCCCGGGCGCCCCCGTGCCGCCGATCAGGCAGGCCCGCGTCGGGCTGCGCCCGTGGTCGTGCTACGCGACGTCAACCTGGACGTCGCCCCCGGCGAGCACCTGGCGGTCGCAGGACCCTCCGGCGCCGGCAAGTCCACCCTCATGGCCCTGATCGCGGGAGACCTGTTGCCCGTGGCGGGCCGGGTGCACGTGGCCGGTACCGCCTCCACCGCGTCCACTCAGCACGCCGTGCGCGCCGCCAGCGCAGTGGTCAGCCAGACCACCTGGCTGTTCACCGGCACCATCGCTGACAACCTGCGCCTGGCCGATCCCACCGCCACGGAGGAACGCATGTGGCAGGCACTGGCCGCCGCCAACCTGGCCGATGAGATTCACGCCCTGCCGGAGGGCCTGCACACCGACGTCGGTGAGCACGGCTCGCGGCTGTCCGGCGGCCAGGCGCAGCGCTTGTCACTGGCCCGCGCCTTCCTTGCCGACCGGCCCCTGCTGCTGCTGGACGAGCCCACCAGCCAGGTGGACCTCGACAGTGAGGCCGCCATCATCGACGCCATTGCCCGCCTGTCCGCGGGCCGCACCGTAATCACCGTCTCCCACCGCGCCGGGGCGCTGTCCGCGTCCGAGCGGGTGGTCACGATCAGCGGGGGTGTCCTGCGATGA
- a CDS encoding App1 family protein, translating to MPFSDLVRAAEDQFHRDSIPVLKRRGWRPRVIPYTGYGSAAPAAHQDGAPPRDMARVLARMVMRPPNAPSEGPLFQRLPEELPTTPQAARKLAAENLLEAQRGWRMFIDVPVPHLPVTVRLGGVSVRTRADREGYVDVVVRGHGLSSGWHEATLEAAGTRAVTTRVLVVAPGPRLGIVCDIDDTVMVSHVPRMFVAAWNQLVKHTSSRESVPGMAQLLTRVRQAHPGAPVIYLSTGAWNVVPTYRSFFERNGFPEGPMLMTDWGPTNTGLFRSGIEHKRTGLRRLMIDLPEVKWLLVGDDGQHDPLIYGEAAREHSDRVAAVAIRRLSPTEQVLAGTQLTHPAGLAPEAQALAESGVPVAAGMDGFELAHALPPELFTA from the coding sequence GTGCCGTTTTCCGACCTCGTCCGCGCCGCCGAGGACCAGTTCCACCGCGACTCGATCCCCGTGCTCAAGCGCCGCGGCTGGCGGCCGCGGGTGATCCCCTACACCGGCTACGGGTCGGCGGCACCGGCTGCGCACCAGGACGGCGCCCCGCCGCGGGACATGGCGCGGGTTCTGGCCCGCATGGTCATGCGCCCGCCGAACGCCCCCAGCGAGGGGCCACTGTTCCAAAGACTCCCCGAGGAGCTGCCCACGACGCCGCAGGCGGCCCGCAAGCTGGCGGCCGAGAACCTGCTTGAGGCGCAGCGCGGCTGGCGCATGTTCATTGACGTGCCCGTGCCGCACCTGCCGGTCACTGTCAGGCTCGGCGGGGTGAGCGTGCGCACCCGCGCGGACCGTGAGGGGTATGTCGACGTCGTCGTGCGCGGACACGGCCTGAGCTCCGGCTGGCACGAGGCGACCCTGGAGGCGGCGGGCACGCGGGCGGTCACCACCCGGGTGCTCGTGGTGGCTCCCGGGCCACGGCTGGGCATCGTGTGCGACATCGACGACACCGTCATGGTCTCACATGTGCCCCGCATGTTCGTGGCCGCCTGGAACCAGCTGGTCAAGCACACCTCCTCCCGTGAGAGCGTGCCGGGCATGGCGCAACTGCTCACGCGGGTGCGCCAGGCGCACCCGGGTGCGCCGGTGATCTACCTGTCCACGGGCGCGTGGAACGTGGTGCCGACCTACCGCTCCTTCTTCGAGCGCAACGGCTTCCCCGAGGGCCCGATGCTGATGACGGACTGGGGGCCCACGAACACCGGCCTGTTCCGCAGCGGAATCGAGCACAAGCGCACCGGGCTGCGTCGGCTCATGATTGACCTGCCGGAGGTGAAGTGGCTGCTGGTCGGCGACGACGGCCAGCATGACCCGCTGATCTACGGCGAGGCTGCGCGCGAGCACTCCGACCGTGTGGCCGCGGTGGCGATCCGGCGGCTGTCACCCACCGAGCAGGTGCTCGCCGGCACGCAACTGACCCATCCGGCGGGTCTGGCACCGGAGGCGCAGGCCCTGGCCGAGTCCGGCGTGCCGGTGGCGGCGGGGATGGACGGCTTCGAGCTGGCACACGCCCTGCCGCCGGAGCTGTTCACCGCGTAG
- the cydC gene encoding thiol reductant ABC exporter subunit CydC, with amino-acid sequence MNLAREPRPAGSSRSAAPAGRSTGAADAAPAKARRPLIRWLLEVTRPVLPPLLGSAACRVADHLLGVALFALAAHAVVAGALSLAAGGPAPSVWPVVGAMAAISVLKAALRYGEQFLGHTVAFTSLELLRAELFRALARRAPRVMSTARSGDLLARSTKDVDRVEVFFAHTFAPAVSAAVVPVTVLVVIGVKTTWAVAAAAAATLAAAIVVVPLLGHRAATRSARHTVAARAELTQHVTDSVQGLPEVVGYGRAAERLERTRDLDDAVAAAARPAALLGALRRGGVQLLVLAGPIAVVAAGAGPVLSGAVGPAALAAAAAAVLRLGETVRGVEELAGSLATALAAAERVHQVATAPTELPDGASALPAGPLDVTWEHVDYTYPGASRPSLRGVSGRAEAGRWTCLVGASGSGKTTLARLVLRFDDPAGGRVTVGGVDVRAAAAENLRARVALVSQQVHLFRLSVTDNVRLARPEATREQVAEACRLAGVHAEVAAMPDGYSTLLGERGASVSGGQRQRFALARALLAEPDVLVLDEFTSHLDPELDARVRDAVRAWAARRGTTVVEVTHRLHRIEQADHVIVVDGGRVVQSGPPAQLLAQAGGPLARLRARQE; translated from the coding sequence ATGAATCTGGCACGCGAGCCACGACCGGCCGGTAGCAGCCGCAGTGCGGCACCAGCAGGGCGGTCCACAGGCGCCGCCGACGCCGCCCCCGCCAAGGCGCGCAGGCCCCTGATCCGTTGGCTACTGGAGGTCACCCGCCCGGTCCTGCCGCCGCTGCTGGGCTCGGCCGCCTGCCGGGTGGCGGACCACCTGCTGGGAGTGGCCCTGTTCGCCCTGGCCGCCCACGCCGTCGTGGCTGGAGCCCTCAGTCTCGCCGCCGGAGGCCCCGCCCCGTCCGTCTGGCCGGTGGTGGGCGCCATGGCCGCCATTTCGGTACTGAAGGCGGCGCTTCGCTACGGGGAGCAGTTCCTCGGGCACACGGTTGCCTTCACCTCCCTGGAGCTGCTGCGCGCCGAGCTGTTCCGCGCCCTGGCCCGCCGTGCCCCGCGCGTGATGAGCACCGCCCGTTCCGGTGACCTGCTGGCCCGGTCCACCAAGGATGTGGACCGTGTCGAGGTGTTCTTCGCCCACACCTTCGCTCCCGCCGTCAGCGCCGCAGTTGTGCCCGTGACCGTGCTGGTGGTCATCGGGGTGAAGACCACCTGGGCGGTTGCCGCCGCTGCCGCCGCCACCTTGGCGGCGGCGATCGTGGTGGTCCCGCTCCTCGGGCACCGCGCAGCCACGCGCAGCGCCCGGCACACCGTGGCGGCCCGGGCGGAACTGACCCAGCATGTCACCGACTCCGTGCAGGGTCTGCCCGAGGTGGTCGGCTACGGCCGCGCCGCCGAGCGCCTGGAGCGCACGCGGGACCTGGACGACGCCGTGGCGGCCGCCGCCCGCCCGGCGGCCCTACTGGGGGCACTGCGCCGCGGCGGGGTGCAGCTGCTGGTGCTGGCGGGACCGATTGCCGTGGTTGCGGCCGGAGCTGGCCCGGTGCTGTCCGGGGCGGTGGGGCCCGCAGCGCTGGCAGCCGCGGCGGCGGCCGTTTTGCGCCTGGGCGAGACCGTGCGCGGGGTGGAGGAGCTGGCCGGCTCGCTCGCCACCGCGCTCGCGGCCGCCGAGAGGGTGCATCAGGTGGCCACCGCGCCCACTGAGCTGCCCGACGGCGCCTCCGCGCTGCCGGCCGGCCCGCTTGACGTCACCTGGGAGCACGTCGACTACACCTACCCGGGGGCGTCGCGCCCGTCGCTGCGCGGGGTGAGCGGACGCGCCGAGGCGGGGAGGTGGACCTGCCTGGTGGGGGCGTCCGGCTCCGGCAAGACGACGCTGGCGCGGCTGGTACTGCGCTTCGATGACCCGGCCGGCGGGCGGGTGACCGTGGGCGGGGTGGATGTGCGTGCGGCGGCGGCCGAGAATCTGCGTGCGCGAGTCGCCCTGGTCAGCCAGCAGGTGCACCTGTTCCGCCTGAGCGTGACCGACAACGTGCGCCTGGCCCGCCCGGAAGCCACCCGGGAGCAGGTGGCGGAGGCCTGCCGACTCGCCGGCGTGCACGCCGAGGTGGCGGCCATGCCCGACGGCTACAGCACTTTGCTCGGGGAACGGGGCGCCTCCGTGTCCGGGGGGCAGCGGCAGCGCTTCGCCCTGGCGCGCGCACTGCTCGCCGAGCCCGATGTGCTGGTACTGGACGAGTTCACCAGCCATCTTGACCCCGAGCTGGATGCCCGCGTGCGCGACGCCGTGCGCGCGTGGGCGGCCCGCCGCGGCACCACCGTGGTGGAGGTGACTCACCGGCTGCACCGGATTGAGCAGGCGGACCACGTCATCGTCGTCGACGGCGGGCGCGTGGTGCAGTCCGGCCCCCCGGCGCAGCTGCTGGCGCAGGCCGGCGGGCCGCTCGCCAGGCTGCGTGCCCGGCAGGAGTGA